TCCACATCTGCAGTCAGACATATTGTTCTATGTCTACcattacagacttactgatGTATTGATCTATACCATCCAGCATACTATACAGGTTACgagaaatatacaaaaatactaCGGCTATTACGATACAAGTATATTTGTTAAATCAAACTGTAGCCATTCATGAACACAGTTTGTTATTTGTGatcaccagaaacaaatatgaatgaTTACTTACATTTATTAAGTTTTAATGGAGCATGTCTCAGCTGAGACCTTctgtcatttccaaagtgaGACAAgcaagaatggaatatgtactaGCCTTGCAGTAATGTAAGTAATGTCAGTTTGCAAAGGCTGCACATGGTACTGTGCACTAGAACTATTAGTCTAATACACACCAAATTTGAGTGTCATGTCAGATCACTGGTTATTACTATGACAAATTTAGTCAACCTGAGGgttccatattgtgcatcaatcattcattgaattcatgaataattattcaaatTTGTAACCCAATCTTCATAATACATATCATATTCGCCACATAGTGTATTCGTTGTAGCCCTAAAAATTACGCTTCTGTTTTTCCCTCTTCCGTCATAATTTTAAACCATGCATTACCAACCATGTTTTGGATTCAAAGGTACACAAGGATGAGCAACCAGGCAGCTGGGTACACGGATTTTTCAGAAAGATAAATCTTAAAATTTGATTCAATGGTTGCCCACCATGTCACAGAAGAGCTCCAAGTTGAGGGCACCGTGGCTGGTCACCATCCTCACATAGCCCTTCTTGTGGACTCGCTCATATCTCAACACATCTTCATGTATGAGAGCTGAAAACAGAACAGATAGGCAGCTTGTCTGACAGCTTGTTCTCAGGAGCATATTTCAAATCTTTTCCACTCATTTCAGATGACATATAAGACATATGACTTGCTTGATACTACTTGCTACCACCTGCTCTGAAACGCCACActtattgcaataaagaaacaGACTATCCTTCATTAttgcaacttctaaaatgcctctcaaagaagacACATAAAACAAGGTGAAATGTTTGCAAGATGTTGAGCACAATAAACACATTAAACCAATTCCTCTTGTGTTGCCAGTCAACCAGTTTTCAGATTTGGATTtaattaaacaaaaacaaccttAGCACATTTGCATTGTCTGATCAGAAATAGTTAAACAAAATGTTGGATAAATTATGAATACAGTGGATTTACTTAAATACAGGGgtcatttttcatgtttgtaCCACTGAAATACCTCAGTACCAGCTAAGAGTTTGACTGCTGgcacaaaaatacaacataaatctCTGTTCCATTAGTAAATATGACCGTACCTGACTCCTGCTCTGTCTGTGGGGTCACTGCTGTGGACGTAAAGGAAGCTGCTACTGCACCAGTTGAGTAGGATGCCTAGTCAGTAAGTATTTACATGCTACATTACacatgtaagtgagtgagtttagtggtacgccacactcagcaatattccagcaatatggtggcggtctgtaaataaccaataatcaagtctgaaccagacaatccaatgatcaacagcacgagcacagatctacacaattgggatgaCAGTGGGGCAGCATAATGTTTGttagttgttgtttaacgccacagtcagcaatattccaatccagtgatcaatagcatgagcctAATCAACTGGGATGTGATCACccatgtcagccaagtcagcaagactgaccatctgatcctgttggtcgtctcttatgacaaccatgggttactgaagaccagttctactTCAGATCTTTCCTGGTCAGCCaagagacaagcatgggctactgaaggcgAATTCAAAACCATATCTTCAAAGGtccacctcttacaacaaacatgatttgccgaggaccagttctaacacggatcttctcaGACCTGCCTAgtacaacaagcatgagctgCAGAAGTTCAATTCCAACCCAGTACTTAACAGGTAGACCTCatattgaaggaaatatgaTGTAGCGAaagatgaaaacaaaacaaacattgtgcATACTTACAGAATTGAACTTGTCGGCCTTGACTTTCTGCTCGTTTGTAATGCCCTGAAAACGGCACGATGTAACATGAGAAATGGTAGATTAAGCTGTACACAGTGAAATACGTACCACTTGAAACATCTGAACACTACTAACCAGGATGTAGAATATCAGGAAGGAATTTGAAATACACTCCAGTTTAACCAaatgttgttgtcatggaaacaataAATATTACATCTTGGTGGTAAGTTtggaagtctgtcttccacacacacttggctgttgtgtttgggcgcttgaatcaaacatggtgctggtgtgtttcaccACCCTTGTTTTTCACTGTCTGACACTGGGTTATGTCATTTAAACTCAATAAATATTGTAccagttgcttcactgcatgtgAACATGTCATTTCTAAACTCCTCATTTTCGACACACAAACTGTCTCATTCACCTTACAGTATAAAATGACTCTACCACGTTTAAGTTTATATGTGACTATCAGATTTTAGAGTGTTCCCACACTTACTGTTTGTAGCATATCATTCAACATTTGACAAACATACACTTGTCATTACAGCATACACTATCACTTAGCAATTGGTCCAAATCTACAGTCTTTGTGTGCATGTATCTAGCAGACCAATGCCAAATTGTATCACTCACGATAAATTTCACAATTTTCACAAGAATTTCTACGAACAGAAACGTAATCTGCTGAAAAATACATCATCAAAAATTCATTATAAATATCTACTTTAGGTCAGGTGCATGAGAATGAATGACTGTTGATTGTTTCAGTCTTTGTCTCTAGAAATACCTGCGATAATGAGCTCCTTCCCATAGGTTTAAAACCATTTCAACATTTGACACTCACATATGGTGCATACTGAGTGGGCAATGGCCTGCATCACTTTTCATATGTTTTAGACCATCATGGCATATAAGTACAACCAAAGTTCGATCTAGGACATTTCACATTTTGGTGAAATCCGACACCACATGAAAGCTCAAACATAATCAGTTTAGTGAACCCAACAACAACCATTGAATGTAATCAGGGTAAAAGAAATTCATTCGCGTTCACTGGTTGTCTAAGGTTCCTGGTAAGGCTAAGGATTACCGATGTCTCTACATACCAGCAGGTGAAGATCCTTGGGCTTGTAGTCGCGGTCCAGTTCCTCCAGTGTATCCCGGGCCTCAGAGTTGATGTTCTTCAGGCGGTACTTGGGGTCTGATTGGTCACCGTCTGTACACAATCAaagacttttagcaatatgccagcaacatcatagcgagggacacaagaaatgggcttcacacactgtaccctgtCTTCAGTTTGACAAGTAAATGctataaccacaaggctaactcACCACCTTTGCACCACTGAGAATGTCACCAGGTcccacatgagtgagtgagtgagtttagttgtacatcacactcagcaatattccagctacatggaggcagtctgtaaatgatagagcctggaccagacaatctagtgataaaCATCCTGAGCATCAATCAtctaggatatgatgacatgtgccaatcaagtcagcaagcctgaccacccgatcatgttagttgCATcgtacaagcatgggttgatgaagaccagttctaacattGATCTTCCAAATGACCACTAAATGGCCCTCACCTTCATCAGGAACTTTCAAGTTGTTTTTGATATGGTAGAAGTCTGACAAGTTGAATTTGTCCAAGTTTGTAGGATCCTGAAACCAGAACACTTCTACATATCACTAAATACAATGGCTATCCCAGGTGAGATGATCTTAATAACATACACCAGGGTTTAACCTACTCACAACCACTCAATCAAAAATCAAACCACACACAAAACAgacaaaattaaacaaacaCAGTGACATGTATGCTTATACAGGGTTATATTCAAGAATCAACTCAGTCCTTGCTCTCCTACTCTTAGGCCTCGGGGCAGCCATTGTGACTTGTAGTACAAAAACAAAGATGgatttcaacaaaattattTGATTTACTTCCTTTCAGAAAAAAGATTTATAAAGGATGTAAAAACGTTAATAAAATGACAAAGCGAAAAgagaaaataacaaatgtttGATCACACTATGGTATACCAAACTGAAGACAAAATACCATGGTTTACCATTTCACCCCTAGTCGATGTTTTGACTGAGCACCTTTACATAATGTTAGACATTTCCTGCTGTCTTCATACCTGGACGGTAATAATATCCTTCCTTGTAAATGGTTCGTCAGTCAAAAGATCTCTCAGGTTGGACACTTTCAGATTCAGCCTCTCCACagcctgaaacaaacacaaacaggatCTTACTCAATCTACAAATGTGTGACCAGTATGCACAAATGTAGAGAATGGACTCAGAAAATCCCAATACTGCAACCAGAGAGACTCACCAAAATACCAAGAGTGTACGTACATCGTATatacagtagtgagtgagtttagtttcacactgcattcaccaatattccagccatgtggtagcagtctgtaaataattggggctagaccagacaatccagtgatcaaaaacatgagcatcgatcagcacaATTGGGAaacaatcccgttagtcacctcttatgacaagcatagtcaccttttatggcaagcatgggttgctgaaggcctattctaccctgggaccttcacgggttcataTACAGTAGTTATCTGTTGGGGAGAAACAACTATTGTATGAatgatagtctattgcagccAACTACTGCAATACTACTTAGTTTTTCTCTCCTTGAATTAACTGATTTAAAGTCATTTCCAAAAAGAATGTATTGTTCATATTAAATAAAAGCAAGTTTGAAGTAGTTTCACTCTCTTTTAATAggtgacaagaaacttgaaacacaGATCAAGTGGACAGTTCACAGGTTACAGGGGTGGACTGACACACATTCTACCAATGCATTAGAGACTCTATgattgcaatccatcgatagtttgatgcatcaTTACAGCCCTGGTTATCTATGTTTGTTATTTCAGCCATCAGTCATGACCAATGATTCACTCCAGTCTCTGACACCATATCAATACTCTACCATGTTTACAACAAGGACTCATAATTTTATTGACAGGAGTCCTGTGGTTCCCCACTTTTGTAagtgaatatgaagaaaatctagTGGAGAGTTCTTGAGATAACTCCCTCAGAAGGGTAAAATGGCAAAGTCCCCTTATGACCTTGaattgaaggtcaaggtcaccagacCTGACTGGAACCATTCACATATTGTTATGCACCTAAGTGCCACATATTAAATGAATCTAGTCAATAGTTCTTCAGACATTCCAACTCATACTTATGTACGGAGCCTAATACAATATCCCCTGCTTCACGCTAAATGCACAAAGGGGGATAGCTACATTTTGGTAACACAAAGACTTCAGAATGAATGTTGATCTAATGCAGATTCACAGCATCTGGATATGGGAAAGTTGATGAACGTATGTTGTAGTTTTACCTCATAGGAATAAACATTGCCTGTGGTCCTGATGGCCACTATGTGAGTGTTCTCATTGTAAATCCTGAAGGTGACCGGGCAGTGATAGCGACCTGCAACAAGCAGAAAAGACTGTTATAGAATATGTTGCTGGGAACACATTGTACAGTCTGTCAGTTAGGAAAAAAGTCATACAATTTGTTGTAGGGAAACACTTTGCACAGTCTGAACAAGGGAAACACATTAAATATACCAATTGTCATTGGGGGAAGCATACATGGGGATGCTACAATCCGGCAGAAAGAAGATGCGTCTTCTTGGACATACATGCATATCTGCTTGAGGCACTTAACAACGGCCAACTTTGCAACTCTGTGAGATTTACCTTCAGAATTCTTGTGAAATGTCAGCTTGGTCAGATCCTTGGAGGTCATTTTCTTAAAACAGAAGTCAAGAACAAGTTAGAGTCACATTATAAAAGACTTATCGATGCTGGAACAAATCATTCAGGGTGTGATTTGGGGTtagttaattttttttaaatttttgttttaAGTGTCTACACTGAGTGGAACCTGGATTATAGGTTTGGCTGCACCATCGAAATTTGGGTTGCACCATCAAATAATGTCACTGGTTCTGGTACAAACTTGTTTAGCAATGTTCATAACAAGTACTCAGTATCAGATAGACTGAACAGAATCTGACCCCATGATGACAATCAATTCAGTGTGGGCATTACTTTAATTTACAGATTTCAGTTATATTACTGCAATGTAGTATATCTGTGTGTACATGAACGTTAACGGTGTCACAAGTCACACAGAGAAAAACATACTATTTCCAAACAGCACACAATTAAAACACACGATGACAGCTTTAAGATGTTGCAGGATTTATTGTTACCTGCACCGAGGCAACCTATTATTGAAGGTAaccaacacagggctttgttAGCATACACCAGTGCAGGTGGTAAATAGCGAAAAGTAACCCTGTcatttaataaaataaatacaaaaagaCAAATGATCTTAGCCATTGAACAGACAATAGTACTAGTATTTAACAGTTACTGAAATTTGTCAAGATGAGATTAAATATTAAAACCAAGCTGTTTCTTGCACACACAGTCAATGATATCTGTCCTATAAATACAGTTTTTCACATGCAAATGACTAAATTCAATATAAAAGACAAtcacatatatataatttactCCACCTTTAACTTAATTGTGttacattacactgtagagtaTCACTGAACAATGTTGTAATTTATTCAAATGTTCTTTACTTTAATTCAGTACCAGTTAATAACACTATGTCTTGACAACAATTAGTTGTCAGGTATGTAATACTATCGAGTGGTGTAGCAGTGCTGTGCactaaaaaaaagaaatgcttGTTACTGTTAGATTATGTTGATGCCATCATGTATGTAATACTATCAACAATATGTCAGGTATGTAATACTATCGTGTGGTGTAGCAGTGCTGTGCACACAAAACAAATGCTTGTTACTGTTAGATTATATTGATGCCATCATGTAACTTTTTTGAACATCCTCCCAGGGGAGGTAATTTCAGTCAATTAGCTACAGATTTGTGTAATGTTCATCTTAAACCTCAGTCTCCATTCTGTGCATGCCATAACTAGTCTGTCCAAACAGAAAAACCAAGGCTAACATTATAAATCGAGTTGAAACAGCTTGTTATTGCTTCTTTCAGAATGTACAGACGAAATATAAGCAAGTATCCCTGTTAGAACAAACCTCTCCAGTAACAGGGCTCACTCCATACTTCTTCAAGAAAGGATAGATGTTCCTGAAAAAAAAGAAGATGCACAAATGAAAAACTCCATAATACTACTGATGTTCAAAACAATCCAAAGGCCTTTTTGGTGATATCTTAACAGTACATAATGAATAATACATCAACTGCTGacttgttattgtattcaacgtaaaatatattttatatacatcATATTTGCCTCATAATGAAGGAAGGTTGACTATTACAATGATGACACATCCTTCACATGGCCCACATGTGTTTGTCATAACTAGTTATCAGTTTCTGTTTGAAAACCTTACATCAGGTCAAAAATGATTCCTTCCTTTGTGCACAGAGGATGTTCAAATGGCTGCAGAGACAGGCTGAAACATGAGCATAGACAAGCATGTAAGCTTAATTATGCGAACAAAGCTTTGAACATTTGctagaaaatattatttgtcagTCGTGCAAACACAAttacatttcaaattttcaaatttagaCAAGGCTATGAAGTGGTAGTTACTTATATGGAAAGTCATGAGACGATTCATAAGGTTATATATTTTCATCTGTTAAAACGACAAAATGTTAGAGTCTAGTTTTAAAAATTCTCAGCCGATTGTTTTCACTTACACAGAAAAAATGCGGTGCACATACCTGCAGCAATGAAATGGTAACCTCCTAAATCTGGCATTTTGTCCGGCGTTCTGTTTCCCCTTGTAGCCACCCCACTCGTTCCTCCACTCGGTGGTGGTCAGGTACCTGTCAACAATGCCAATGGTGTGATCGAAATGAGAACAAACGTTGTCGGTGTGGGATACGCGAGGAACGCTCTGTGTGGacaaaaacaaatgttacaATATGTATCCTGTGGTTTTATAAATTATGTTAGTGTCATTCGTCCACCACATAGATCTACTCACAGTTTATCTTTCTGATGCTGTTTCTTTCCCATTTTGACTTTCCGCACTCAAGTCAACAAGCGGAAGTTTCTCTCTTGGGTATACAACAGCTGCGCACTTAAGCTGCTTCCTCATTTCATTGGTTAAAAAAAAGAAAGTAGTCTATttataaacatccacatgtttGTTCGCTCCGGACTGCGCAACAGCAGACAGATTAAATACTGACgctttgctcataatatcatttTCGAAATGTGTATGCgaaaatgaccagatggtggccacatgaatacgtccAAACACCTAGTTGTACAACGTAGTGTGACCCAGTCCACCAAGCTGTGTATGGATACCTCgcaaggatgggaaagccgTAATAACTAGGTGTGCCTAATGGCTGCAAGAGTTTTGTTGCCCCGGCAGTTGAGATTGACAATGTAGTGTGCcgctgagactgacatccagcgGTCGAGGGAGAAAATAAAGCGACTTGGAGCAGCTTTGCTGGATATTGTCGCTATGCAAATATTACTGGACACCTACCACTGGTATTTTGCCGTTCGAAATTTCAACCGATTATTGTAGCAAAAGGAACAAGCtgtttaatgggcattctagaagttagtgagtcaaaaatgaaacatacagcttcatggattacaacttcttgtttatcacATTGagtgacgtttcgatgtagattcttacatcgttttcaagGTAAAAGGAACAAGGGCAGAAGGAAAGTTTGCCTACATAAAACTTGCCAGTCATGCGTCTTTTTGAACCACCAAATGAGTTCGAAGGATATACGCCCACACAGGACGCTTTGTATCGCCACAGTACCGACTACGGTTTAGAATAATTGAGTAACCTGCCACAGATTGTTGAAATGTTGACATTGTTGTTGACATCAAAGATATTTGCGTGGATTTGGATATGGTTTTATAGGTGATCCATGGGCTACGGTTACCAAACTCATACATTATACATGCAAGTAAATGTTCTGATATATTCCTTTCAAAAACTTTCATCTGTTCATGCATTAATTTTGATACAGAATATTAGGATTTTGAAATTTAAGATTGAGTAAAGGTTGAGTAAAGGTTGAGTAAAGGTTGAGTAAAGGTAAATTATttagcttgggttatccgggtaATAATTAATAGGCATTGCTTTGACTGTTAGTGCTGTGAGCATATACCTGGTGGGGATTTTGGCGCTAcataaatggacacattatcATTACACAGGCAATATTAGGCACTTCGCACGATTGCAGAGATTCATATCCCCAAAGAATTTGTAAACAAACTTGAGATGTCTTTTTCCATGGGCGGCAATACCCGGCCGCCGCAAGGTAGATCGCATACTTCCCTTCTCAAGAAATTCACTAAACGATGTGTTCGGGCCTATTTGTGTTAATTTCAGTGGTAAAAATGTGCATTCTTTTCATATGAATACAAATTGGCGATGGAGCGTGACATAAATAATTTGAGTCTCAAGCCACAGGCGCGAGTGTTGGCAGGTATGGATTGCAGTAACAGGATTCCGGTGGGAGAagaaataaaatgtaaatttcCATTCCATATTTGTGTTCCAAACTAGCAAAGTTCACTGTATAGGGCCTCTTTTTCACGCTAAACGAATCAAGGCAAACTGTCATAGGTGGGATATGTACGCAAAAAATCCTGCTTTTGTATGTATTCTTTGTGTCTTTGCACATTATTGTCAGAAAGCATAACATTCGGTAGAGAGACTGTCAACCACCGGATACCCTTATGCCCTCAACGAGTCAAATATCTTCTCTGACGAATGTTTAGGCACATGCATCGAAATGCTTGAAACttggtcagtgagtgaatgagtttagttttacgtcacactcagcaatattccatccatatggcggctgtctgtaaataatcgagtctggaccagacaattcagtgagcGGTAGGATAGGTTTCTCCTGAATGCAGAAAGTCGCGCGTGCTCGAtcgtgcgtgtgtgttgttgttgctaCTGCTGTTGTTTTTACTGCCACCACGATCACAAAAGACCTGCGGATCTCGTTACACTTTGTACAAACACAGTACGCATTCGTCTACCAGTGGATGTACCCATCATGGTGAACATGCTTCCCTGTCTAACTgacccagaaatgggcttcgcacatgaCAGCCAACGGTGGAATTGAactcgggttttcggcgtgacgagcgagccttttaactacaaggctaccTTACCACCCCtcattatgtgtgtgtgtgtgtgtgtgtgtgtgtgtgtgtgtgtgtgtgtgtgtgtgtgtgtgtgtgtgtgtcatgtaACACTTTTGCCAGCGCTGTTCAGTTAAAATTCATTCCCAACTGTTATCAATCAGAGTCGCCGAGCAGTGACTAAAGGGAGCGTCTCAAAAACAGTATGGTTAGTTAATTTCATTTGTCGGACACGAGTGAACATGAGCAAAGATCACTGACAATACTTCACGGACAGTAAATTCGTTATAGTCGCGCATATGGTGTTTGTTAAATGAATGTGCGAGCATGGCACCCTCAAAACGTCTGAGCTTAGGTACGACCGAACCGATAATTAATTGAACTTTGATAGCAATACTTTTGAGGATGCCCCCAGTAAACCGTAGCAAATGTGGGTTATCATCAGAGGGCAAGTCATAGGGCAGATAGTTCACCGTTGTTTCTAGCAAGACAACGCCAGGTGACTGCTGTCAACACGtggcaaaatatttgaaaaatccATCAAAGGTAAAGTATGTCGGCGATGTCAACCAAAACTTCTCGTAAGaactcatttttatttcgaatgTTTGTGTAATACTTGTGAACTTTCAGGTCCAGTGTATACCACCATGGTGCCAGTCACGTCCCCTCGCTTCCTCCTCGTGACGGCGATTGTTATGAATACAGTTCAAACTTCAGTTTCCTATCCCACTCCGCCAAGTCCGACAACTAAAGTGCGCACATGCCCTGCTGTTTGCGAACAACTTCAACATGAGAATGGTACAACCACGGGAAACGCTGAAAATATGTCATCAACAAATACCACGCTTAACATGCATTTTGCACGTGTAACACTGGAAGGCCCTGACTTTGAATATCAATTTTTTGACATGGCGTTGTCTTTGGTCAGCCCAAATGCGCGTGCTCTTTTGCGCAAACTGGAGAACGTCACAGAAGGTAAGGACATTGTCTGGGAAAATGCCTTGGAGGGTACAAAATTAATACAAGTCGGCCCGCCTCGTATGCACGCTCTTTTCGAAGTCATCCACCTCTTGAAAGTCTACGTGAACCAGTCACGTGACATTAACCTAACTACGGACTTGTATACTTTGTGGTGGCTCACTGATGCTGTGTTCAGAGAGACATATGATCAGCTCCAGAAGACGCGCAATGGTCAGATTCAGGCGATGGCGTTTTCCTGGGCACAGTCTAGAGAAGTCATTGGGGACATGTTGAACACCCATTGCAACGTCGTTTGTCACCGCCAGTACGTCATCGACAAATTCAATATTCCTTACGATTATTTGTAGCAAAACTATAATTTCTTTCGCTGAACGTTAACTACAGAGGAAAACCTGATTGTTAAGTGAAATGGAAACTCAGGTTGTTACTGTGCTGTATTTCTTGTGGGCGGTTTTGGATTCGAGGAGGACTGAGTCGTGGTGGACCTGTGGGTGGACCTGTGGGTCGTAGTGGACTTTGACTTGTGGTTCGTGGAGGGCCGTCACTTTGACTGTGGGGCGTAGATGACGTTCTCTCCGATCTGTAGGTCGTAGTGGACAACCATTCTGACTTTTGGGTCGACGGTCACTGTGACTCATGGGTCTTTGTGGACGGTCACTTTGACCTGTGGGTCGTTTAGAGCTGTCACCTTGACTAGTTGGTCAAGGTGGGCGGTCACTTTGACCTGTGGGTCGTTTAGGGCCGTCACTTTGACATTGGTGTCGTGGTGGACGACCACTGTTTGACTTGTGAATTGTGGTGGACGGTCAGTTTGACATGTGGGTCGTGGATGACCGTCAAGCTGACCTGTGAATCGTGGTGGACAGTCACTTTGACCCTTGAATCGTGGTGGACTATTACTTTGACCTGTGGGTCGTGGAGCGCTGTCACTTTGACTTGTGGGTCGTGGTGGACGGTCACTTTGATCTGTGGGTCGCCGTGCACTATCACTATGACTTGTGGGTCGCGGAGGACGGTCATTTCGCCGAACCTTGTTCATCATCAACCTTGAACATCTTTGATTTCACTGTCCCCTTTCTGTCACTTCATCGTCTCTTGGTCATTTGTAAAGTTGCTGCCTATGGGCGTTGCACTGTCGTTGCTGCATCAGCTGTCTCTCAGCTCAGAGTTAAATACCACTTTATACCTAGTCAAAGGAAGTTAGCGCTGTGATCATGTCTTCAACGAGGCGAATCGTGTATGCACAGCAATGGTTATGGATGATTTCGCAATGACAGTGATGATACTTCGATGTTCACAGGTACCATATGTCACCACGGTTCAGACACAATTATGACCTGGACGGCATGACACGACTGTAAGTCAGATGCCACGACACAACAGTAACCTATACGTCACAAACACCACTGTTAAACAACGAACATGATACGACTGTTACCTAGAATCGATGACACAACTGTAACTTAGACGCCCTGATACATCTGTAATCTAGATGACTTGAGACATCTGTAACCTAGACGTCTTGACACAACTGTAACGTAGATGTCTTGACAACTGTAACCTAGACGCTTTGACACAACTGTGACCTAGATTCCTTGACACAACTCTAACCAAGATTCCTTGACACAACTGTAACTTAGATGGCTTGACACAACTGTAACCTAGACGCCTTGACACAACTCTGACCTAGATTCCTTGACACAGCTGTAACCCAGACGCCATGACACATGCGTAACCTAGACGTCTTGATGTCACAACTGTAACCTAGACGTCTTGCCACAACTCTAAGCTAGATGTCTTGACACAACTGTGATCTAGACGCCTTGACACAATTGTGACCTAGACTCCTGGACACATGTGTAACCCAGACGTCTTGACAGAACtgtaaaacagatgtcttgacACAACTGTGATCTAGACGCCTTGACACTACTGTAACCTAGACGCCATGACACATGTGTAACCTTGATGTCTTGACACAACTGTACCCTGGACGTCTTGACACAACTCTAACAAGGCTTCCTTGG
The window above is part of the Haliotis asinina isolate JCU_RB_2024 chromosome 1, JCU_Hal_asi_v2, whole genome shotgun sequence genome. Proteins encoded here:
- the LOC137295982 gene encoding RING-type E3 ubiquitin-protein ligase PPIL2-like, giving the protein MGKKQHQKDKLYLTTTEWRNEWGGYKGKQNAGQNARFRRLPFHCCSLSLQPFEHPLCTKEGIIFDLMNIYPFLKKYGVSPVTGEKMTSKDLTKLTFHKNSEGRYHCPVTFRIYNENTHIVAIRTTGNVYSYEAVERLNLKVSNLRDLLTDEPFTRKDIITVQDPTNLDKFNLSDFYHIKNNLKVPDEDGDQSDPKYRLKNINSEARDTLEELDRDYKPKDLHLLGITNEQKVKADKFNSASYSTGAVAASFTSTAVTPQTEQESALIHEDVLRYERVHKKGYVRMVTSHGALNLELFCDMVPKTCENFMQLCVRGYYNDVIFHRSIRNFIIQGGDPTGTGKGGQSCWGPAFKDEFKPNLTHTGRGVLSMANSGPNTNKSQFFFTYRSARHLDGKHAVFGKVVGGLETLDKMEAVPVNKHDKPKEDIKIENVIVFVNPFDEADEQLKKEREEEFEKQKAAAEAERKKKEQKKMEEEGPRVYKKGVGKYINMSSLKRSKEDEDVLSETLKKKKMAVGSYSFGDFGTW
- the LOC137281925 gene encoding uncharacterized protein: MVPVTSPRFLLVTAIVMNTVQTSVSYPTPPSPTTKVRTCPAVCEQLQHENGTTTGNAENMSSTNTTLNMHFARVTLEGPDFEYQFFDMALSLVSPNARALLRKLENVTEGKDIVWENALEGTKLIQVGPPRMHALFEVIHLLKVYVNQSRDINLTTDLYTLWWLTDAVFRETYDQLQKTRNGQIQAMAFSWAQSREVIGDMLNTHCNVVCHRQYVIDKFNIPYDYL